From Prochlorococcus sp. MIT 1223, the proteins below share one genomic window:
- a CDS encoding amidohydrolase: MTFIKQPSSSLKEFLPELLELRRHLHAHPELSGQEYQTAALVAGELKKYGWQVKEGVGGTGLIAELGSSDKPLVGLRVDMDALPVEERTNLDYASLNQGVMHACGHDFHTCIGLGVARVLASHQDLLSGIRILFQPAEEIAQGANLMRLDGATKDLKALFGVHVFPELQVGQIGIRVGSLTAAAGELEIEIIGNGGHGARPHQAVDSILIAARIVTGIQEAICRRLDALQPVVISFGKIQGGNAFNVIPDRVKLLGTVRCLDASLHQELPSWIESLCKGIASPFGGDVRVNYRCIAPPVYNDSYLTDLVEKAGIDLLGKENVLNLDKPSLGAEDFAVFLQDVPGTMFRLGVSKPDGCAPLHNGEFSPDERSLEIGIEVLTKSLLAWINNQQ; encoded by the coding sequence ATGACTTTTATAAAACAACCAAGCTCTTCGCTTAAAGAATTTTTGCCTGAGTTGCTTGAGTTAAGAAGGCATTTACATGCACATCCTGAATTAAGCGGTCAAGAGTATCAAACTGCTGCTTTGGTTGCTGGTGAATTGAAGAAATATGGATGGCAAGTAAAAGAAGGAGTGGGAGGGACTGGTCTGATCGCTGAATTGGGTTCTTCAGATAAACCTTTAGTGGGATTAAGAGTTGATATGGATGCTTTACCTGTTGAAGAGAGGACTAATCTTGACTATGCATCACTTAATCAGGGTGTCATGCATGCATGTGGTCATGATTTTCATACATGTATAGGACTAGGAGTTGCAAGAGTTCTTGCATCACATCAAGACCTTTTATCTGGTATACGGATTTTGTTTCAACCGGCAGAAGAAATAGCGCAAGGTGCAAATTTGATGAGATTAGATGGTGCAACCAAAGATCTGAAGGCACTCTTTGGAGTGCATGTATTTCCAGAGTTACAGGTTGGGCAAATTGGTATTCGAGTGGGCAGCCTTACCGCTGCTGCTGGAGAGTTGGAAATTGAAATTATTGGTAATGGAGGTCATGGCGCCAGACCACATCAAGCTGTCGATTCTATTTTGATTGCAGCAAGGATTGTTACGGGTATCCAAGAAGCAATTTGTCGGCGTTTAGATGCACTTCAACCAGTAGTTATTAGTTTTGGAAAAATTCAGGGAGGCAATGCATTTAATGTAATTCCCGATCGAGTAAAGCTTCTTGGAACTGTTAGATGTTTAGATGCATCTTTACATCAAGAATTACCGAGTTGGATAGAAAGTCTTTGCAAAGGTATAGCTTCTCCATTTGGAGGAGATGTAAGGGTTAATTATCGTTGTATTGCTCCTCCAGTTTATAATGATTCTTATCTCACTGATTTGGTGGAAAAAGCAGGTATTGATTTACTTGGTAAAGAAAATGTTTTGAATTTAGATAAACCATCTCTTGGAGCAGAAGATTTTGCGGTATTTTTGCAAGATGTTCCAGGAACAATGTTTAGACTTGGAGTGTCAAAACCAGATGGTTGTGCTCCTCTTCATAATGGAGAATTTTCACCAGATGAGCGGAGTCTTGAAATTGGCATTGAGGTTTTGACCAAAAGTCTTCTTGCATGGATTAACAACCAACAGTAA
- a CDS encoding DUF3188 domain-containing protein, with protein sequence MKRFGNPLLSFAAPFLFLLASLGLLLRQGGERFQSLPAFCVSGGLIIAGSVRRVRRRQMLLYEITRNKEEEI encoded by the coding sequence ATGAAACGCTTTGGAAATCCGCTTTTATCTTTTGCGGCGCCGTTCTTGTTTTTACTTGCAAGCTTAGGGCTGTTACTGAGGCAAGGCGGCGAAAGATTTCAATCTTTACCAGCATTTTGTGTTAGTGGAGGGTTGATAATTGCTGGCTCTGTGAGACGTGTTCGCCGTAGACAAATGTTGTTATATGAAATAACAAGAAACAAGGAAGAAGAAATCTGA
- the thiC gene encoding phosphomethylpyrimidine synthase ThiC encodes MRNSWLSSRKGEKNVTQLHFARKGVVTEEMSYVADRENLPVSLIMEEVARGRMIIPANINHLNLEPMAIGIASKCKVNANIGASPNASDINEEIKKLELAVKYGADTLMDLSTGGVNLDEVRTAIINASPIPIGTVPVYQALESVNGSIAKLSEDDFLHIIEKQCQQGVDYQTIHAGLLIEHLPKVKGRITGIVSRGGGILAQWMLHHYKQNPLYSRFDDICEIFKKYDCTFSLGDSLRPGCLHDASDEAQLAELKTLGELTRRAWEHDVQVMVEGPGHVPMDQIEFNVRKQMEECSEAPFYVLGPLVTDISPGYDHISSAIGAAMAGWYGTAMLCYVTPKEHLGLPNPEDVREGLIAYKIAAHAADIARHRAGARDRDDELSKARYEFDWNKQFELSLDPERAKQFHDETLPEEIFKKAEFCSMCGPKHCPMNNKITDEDLDQLDNAINSKGSSDIQLVKLNKEN; translated from the coding sequence ATGCGCAATTCATGGTTATCTTCTCGGAAAGGTGAAAAGAATGTAACTCAACTTCATTTTGCAAGGAAGGGAGTAGTTACTGAAGAGATGTCTTATGTAGCTGATAGGGAGAATCTTCCGGTTTCTTTGATTATGGAAGAAGTCGCAAGAGGAAGAATGATTATTCCTGCCAATATTAATCATTTGAATCTTGAACCAATGGCGATAGGCATAGCTTCAAAATGCAAAGTCAATGCAAATATAGGTGCGTCTCCTAATGCAAGTGATATTAATGAAGAGATTAAGAAATTAGAACTAGCTGTTAAGTACGGAGCAGATACTTTGATGGACCTCTCCACAGGTGGGGTCAATTTAGATGAGGTTCGAACTGCAATTATTAATGCATCGCCAATTCCTATTGGAACAGTTCCTGTTTATCAAGCTTTAGAGAGTGTTAATGGTTCCATAGCAAAATTATCTGAGGATGACTTCCTTCATATCATTGAGAAACAATGTCAGCAAGGAGTTGATTATCAAACTATTCATGCTGGTTTATTGATTGAGCATTTGCCAAAAGTAAAAGGACGTATTACTGGAATTGTTAGTAGAGGAGGAGGTATTTTGGCTCAATGGATGCTGCATCACTATAAACAGAATCCTTTGTATTCTAGATTTGATGATATTTGCGAGATCTTTAAAAAATATGATTGTACTTTCTCTTTAGGAGATTCATTGCGACCTGGATGTCTTCATGATGCCTCTGATGAAGCCCAATTAGCAGAATTAAAGACTTTAGGAGAACTTACAAGAAGGGCTTGGGAGCATGATGTTCAAGTAATGGTTGAAGGCCCTGGTCATGTTCCGATGGATCAAATTGAATTTAATGTGCGTAAGCAAATGGAAGAATGTTCGGAAGCACCTTTTTACGTTCTTGGACCTTTGGTCACAGATATTTCACCAGGTTATGACCATATTTCTAGTGCAATTGGAGCAGCAATGGCTGGGTGGTATGGGACTGCAATGTTGTGCTATGTCACACCCAAGGAGCATTTAGGATTACCTAATCCTGAGGATGTAAGAGAAGGTTTAATTGCTTACAAAATAGCCGCACATGCTGCTGATATAGCAAGGCATAGAGCTGGAGCTCGTGATAGAGACGATGAACTGAGTAAGGCTCGTTATGAATTTGATTGGAATAAACAGTTCGAATTGTCTTTAGACCCAGAAAGGGCTAAACAATTTCACGATGAAACTTTGCCTGAAGAAATATTTAAAAAGGCTGAATTTTGTTCTATGTGTGGCCCTAAGCACTGTCCTATGAATAATAAGATTACTGATGAAGATCTAGACCAGCTTGATAATGCAATAAATTCAAAAGGTTCATCAGATATACAACTTGTCAAGTTAAATAAAGAAAATTAA
- the tkt gene encoding transketolase yields MVAAPASLDTLCINSIRMLAVDAVNKSKSGHPGLPMGCAPMGYALWHKFLNHNPKNPQWFNRDRFVLSAGHGCMLLYALLHLTGYDSVTIEDIKQFRQWGSRTPGHPETFETAGVEVTAGPLGAGISNAVGLAISEAHLAAKFNKQDSKIVDHFTYVIMGDGCNQEGIASEACSLAGHLKLGKLIALYDDNHITIDGRTDVSFTEDVLKRYEAYGWHVQHVEDGNNDIEAISHAIKKAKEVTDKPSIIKITTTIGYGSPNKSDTAGVHGAPLGEEEAALTRKELDWNYNTFEIPQEVYDQYRQAINKGSDIENQWNAELASYRIKYPKEAAEFERMLRGELPEGWDNDLPSYTSEDKGLATRKHSQICLGALGPNLPELIGGSADLTHSNYTDISGETGSFQANTPEKRYLHFGVREHAMAAILNGIAYHNSGLIPYGGTFLVFADYMRGSMRLSALSELGVIYILTHDSIGVGEDGPTHQPIETIPSLRAMPNMLVFRPGDGNETSGSYKIAIENRKRPSSLCLSRQGMPNQANSSIEKVAFGGYVLEDCETTPDLILIGTGTELHLCVEAAKELKNQGKKVRVVSMPCVELFEEQSEAYKEEVLPKAIRKRIVVEAAEGFGWHKYIGLDGDSLTMNRFGASAPGGTCMEKFGFTVENLINKANALLK; encoded by the coding sequence ATGGTCGCTGCGCCCGCTTCTCTAGATACACTTTGCATTAACAGCATCAGAATGCTCGCCGTAGATGCAGTAAATAAATCCAAAAGTGGCCACCCAGGCCTGCCAATGGGTTGCGCTCCTATGGGATATGCACTTTGGCACAAGTTTCTTAATCACAATCCCAAAAATCCTCAATGGTTTAACAGAGATAGATTTGTTTTGTCAGCTGGGCATGGCTGTATGTTGCTCTATGCGCTTTTACACCTAACAGGTTATGACTCAGTAACGATTGAAGATATAAAACAATTCAGGCAGTGGGGTTCTCGTACACCCGGACACCCAGAGACCTTTGAAACTGCAGGCGTAGAAGTGACAGCAGGACCTTTAGGAGCTGGCATATCAAATGCAGTTGGTCTAGCTATATCAGAAGCTCATTTAGCCGCAAAGTTTAATAAGCAAGATTCCAAAATCGTTGATCACTTCACTTATGTGATCATGGGAGATGGTTGCAATCAAGAAGGAATAGCATCCGAAGCATGCTCATTAGCAGGGCACCTTAAACTAGGAAAACTTATTGCTCTATATGACGATAATCACATCACAATTGATGGCAGAACAGATGTTTCATTTACCGAAGATGTTTTAAAAAGATATGAAGCTTATGGATGGCATGTTCAGCATGTGGAAGATGGAAATAATGATATTGAAGCTATATCTCATGCAATAAAGAAAGCGAAAGAGGTAACTGATAAACCTTCAATAATAAAAATTACAACGACTATTGGTTATGGATCACCTAATAAAAGTGATACAGCAGGAGTCCATGGCGCTCCATTAGGAGAAGAAGAAGCAGCTCTTACCCGTAAAGAACTTGATTGGAATTACAACACCTTCGAAATCCCTCAAGAAGTTTATGACCAGTACAGACAAGCAATTAATAAAGGGTCGGATATCGAAAATCAATGGAACGCAGAATTAGCAAGTTATCGAATCAAGTATCCGAAAGAAGCCGCCGAATTCGAAAGAATGCTCCGAGGTGAGCTACCAGAAGGATGGGACAATGATCTGCCTTCTTATACTTCTGAAGATAAAGGACTTGCTACAAGAAAACATTCTCAAATTTGTCTAGGCGCGCTAGGACCAAATCTGCCGGAATTAATTGGGGGTTCAGCTGATTTAACACATTCGAATTACACCGATATTTCAGGAGAGACAGGATCATTTCAGGCCAATACTCCTGAAAAAAGATATTTGCATTTTGGTGTTAGAGAACACGCGATGGCAGCGATACTAAATGGAATTGCTTATCACAACAGTGGTTTAATTCCATATGGTGGAACTTTTCTTGTCTTCGCTGATTACATGAGAGGCTCAATGCGTCTATCTGCACTCAGTGAGCTAGGTGTAATTTATATATTGACTCACGATTCAATAGGAGTAGGTGAAGATGGACCTACCCACCAACCAATAGAGACAATTCCATCTTTAAGAGCAATGCCAAATATGCTTGTTTTTCGGCCTGGAGATGGCAATGAAACCAGTGGCTCATACAAAATTGCAATTGAAAATAGAAAGCGTCCAAGTTCTCTTTGTTTAAGTAGACAAGGAATGCCAAATCAGGCCAATTCATCAATTGAAAAAGTAGCCTTTGGTGGATATGTACTTGAAGATTGCGAAACTACTCCTGATCTGATTCTTATTGGGACAGGCACTGAACTGCACTTGTGCGTTGAAGCTGCGAAAGAGCTAAAAAATCAAGGAAAGAAAGTACGTGTTGTATCTATGCCTTGTGTAGAGCTGTTTGAGGAACAAAGTGAAGCTTATAAAGAAGAAGTCTTACCTAAAGCCATTAGGAAAAGAATAGTAGTAGAAGCTGCTGAAGGATTTGGATGGCATAAATATATTGGCCTTGATGGCGATAGTTTGACTATGAATAGATTTGGAGCTTCTGCACCTGGAGGAACATGCATGGAGAAGTTTGGATTTACCGTTGAAAATCTAATTAACAAAGCAAATGCATTATTAAAATAA
- the fabF gene encoding beta-ketoacyl-ACP synthase II, with protein sequence MMENLHRVVITGLGAITPIGNNVDEYLLGLKSGLNGVAPITLFDAEKHACRFAAEVKNFDPIGILEPKESKRWDRYSKFGVIAAKEAIADSGLDINETNSSRIGVIIGSGVGGLLTMETQAGVLHSKGPSRVSPFTVPMMIPNMATGLASIALGAKGPSSAVSTACAAGSNAIGDAFRLIQLGKADAMVCGGAEASITPLGVAGFASAKALSFRNDDPATASRPFDSQRDGFVIGEGSGIIILESLEHARQRNAEIYGEVIGYGTTCDAHHITSPTPGGLGGAEAIKLALTDARIDPDKVDYINAHGTSTPANDSNETSAIKSSLGERAHHIPVSSTKSMTGHLLGGSGGIEAVASVLAIKHGIIPPTINYSNPDPECDLDYVSNSARDETPKVVLSNSFGFGGHNVCLAFSQMN encoded by the coding sequence ATGATGGAGAACCTCCATCGAGTTGTTATTACAGGTCTCGGTGCAATCACACCGATTGGGAACAATGTCGATGAATACTTGCTGGGACTAAAGTCAGGTCTCAATGGTGTTGCACCCATAACACTCTTCGATGCTGAAAAGCATGCCTGCCGCTTTGCAGCAGAAGTAAAAAACTTTGATCCAATAGGAATCTTGGAACCAAAGGAATCCAAAAGATGGGACAGGTATTCCAAATTTGGAGTAATAGCCGCCAAAGAAGCAATTGCAGACTCAGGTCTTGATATCAATGAAACTAATTCGTCAAGAATTGGAGTGATTATTGGCTCTGGCGTAGGCGGATTATTAACAATGGAAACTCAAGCTGGCGTACTTCATAGCAAAGGACCCAGTCGTGTAAGTCCATTCACTGTTCCAATGATGATTCCAAACATGGCAACCGGACTTGCATCTATTGCCTTAGGCGCAAAAGGACCAAGCTCTGCAGTTTCCACAGCCTGTGCTGCAGGTTCTAATGCAATTGGCGACGCCTTCAGACTTATTCAGCTTGGAAAAGCAGATGCAATGGTATGCGGTGGAGCAGAAGCAAGTATCACTCCTCTTGGAGTAGCAGGTTTTGCAAGTGCAAAAGCTCTATCTTTTCGTAATGATGATCCAGCCACAGCAAGTCGACCATTTGATTCTCAGCGAGATGGATTTGTTATCGGAGAAGGGTCAGGAATAATCATTCTTGAATCTCTTGAACATGCCAGACAAAGAAATGCTGAAATTTATGGTGAAGTCATTGGCTATGGAACTACATGTGATGCTCACCACATAACATCCCCAACTCCAGGAGGCTTAGGTGGTGCAGAAGCGATAAAACTGGCATTAACAGATGCAAGAATTGACCCTGACAAAGTTGATTACATCAATGCTCATGGAACTAGCACTCCAGCTAATGACAGCAATGAAACATCTGCTATAAAAAGTTCTCTCGGGGAAAGAGCGCATCACATACCTGTAAGCTCTACAAAATCCATGACTGGTCACTTACTTGGTGGCTCAGGGGGAATTGAAGCTGTTGCATCAGTTCTTGCAATAAAACATGGAATAATTCCTCCCACAATCAATTATTCCAACCCAGATCCTGAATGTGATTTGGACTATGTGTCCAACTCAGCCAGAGACGAAACACCAAAAGTCGTATTATCTAATTCATTTGGTTTTGGAGGTCACAATGTGTGTCTTGCCTTTAGCCAAATGAATTAA
- the acpP gene encoding acyl carrier protein, protein MSQEAILEKVRSIVSEQLSVDSGEVKPESNFQNDLGADSLDTVELVMALEEAFDIEIPDEAAEGIATVGDAVKYIEDKQG, encoded by the coding sequence ATGTCTCAAGAAGCAATTCTCGAAAAAGTTCGTTCTATCGTTTCAGAACAACTAAGTGTCGATTCCGGCGAAGTTAAGCCTGAATCAAATTTCCAAAATGACCTGGGTGCCGATTCACTTGACACGGTCGAACTGGTGATGGCGCTTGAGGAAGCATTCGATATTGAAATTCCTGATGAAGCAGCCGAAGGCATCGCCACAGTTGGAGATGCTGTCAAATACATAGAAGACAAACAAGGCTGA
- the psaC gene encoding photosystem I iron-sulfur center protein PsaC, translating to MSHAVKIYDTCIGCTQCVRACPLDVLEMVPWDGCKASQIASSPRTEDCVGCKRCETACPTDFLSIRVYLGDETTRSMGLAY from the coding sequence TTGTCGCACGCTGTCAAAATCTACGACACATGCATTGGTTGCACGCAGTGCGTTAGAGCTTGTCCACTGGATGTGCTTGAAATGGTTCCTTGGGATGGATGTAAAGCAAGTCAAATAGCTTCTTCCCCGCGTACTGAGGATTGTGTCGGATGTAAACGTTGCGAAACTGCTTGCCCGACTGACTTTTTAAGTATTCGAGTTTATCTTGGTGACGAAACTACAAGAAGTATGGGATTGGCTTATTAG
- the glmS gene encoding glutamine--fructose-6-phosphate transaminase (isomerizing), whose translation MCGIVALIGSREAAPLILEGLKKLEYRGYDSAGLSTVKVDANNKSSYITCKRAKGKLVNLIKLVEKEGAIGHLGIGHTRWATHGKPEENNAHPHRDLSGQVAVVQNGIIENHTFLRQALQSEGVQFLSDTDTEVIPHLIAKEIKTLQSNQKESNRSILLKAVQKVISLLEGSYALAVIWAEAPDALVVAKRHAPLVIGLGEGEFFCASDTSALAGFTRAILPLEDEESALLTPLGVELYDSKGHRKQRSPSLLKAAEYEINRSNFRHFMLKEIHEQPETAQFWIDRYLPKETQSGIIALPYQESFYKSIEQIHILACGTSRHASMVGAYLLEQFAGIPTSVFYASEFRYAPPPLTPHTLTIGVTQSGETADTLAALAMDANRREGYSDQSLASRQLGITNRPESSLSRQVSRIIDTGAGIEVGVAATKTFLAQLFAFYGLTIGFSMQRQSRSNQDVLNLVNELRNVPQQLRDLLQDHSRLSEELAHHFSSVKDAIFLGRGINYPIALEGALKLKEISYIHAEGYPAGEMKHGPIALLDRHVPVISIASPGIVFEKVLSNSQEAKARDAKLIGIGPNGSGMEIFDFLFAIPKVSEWISPLLTVIPTQLLSYHIAAHRGLDVDQPRNLAKSVTVE comes from the coding sequence ATGTGCGGGATTGTTGCATTAATTGGCTCACGTGAAGCTGCGCCTCTAATTCTTGAAGGTTTAAAAAAGCTTGAATATCGAGGTTATGATTCCGCTGGATTGTCAACTGTAAAAGTAGATGCAAATAATAAAAGTAGTTATATAACCTGTAAAAGAGCCAAAGGGAAATTAGTTAACCTAATCAAGTTAGTTGAGAAGGAAGGAGCGATAGGTCATTTAGGTATTGGACATACTCGTTGGGCAACACATGGAAAGCCAGAAGAGAATAATGCTCACCCTCATAGGGATTTATCAGGTCAAGTTGCAGTAGTTCAAAATGGAATTATTGAAAACCATACTTTTTTGAGACAAGCTTTGCAATCAGAAGGTGTTCAATTCTTATCTGATACCGATACAGAGGTTATCCCTCATCTAATAGCAAAGGAAATTAAGACTCTTCAATCTAATCAAAAGGAATCAAATCGTTCGATTCTTTTGAAAGCTGTCCAAAAAGTGATATCTCTTTTAGAAGGTTCTTATGCTTTAGCTGTTATTTGGGCAGAAGCTCCAGATGCATTGGTTGTTGCAAAAAGACATGCTCCATTAGTAATTGGTTTAGGAGAAGGTGAATTCTTTTGTGCAAGCGATACTTCAGCTTTAGCTGGATTCACGAGGGCGATTTTACCTTTGGAAGATGAAGAAAGTGCTTTATTAACGCCACTTGGCGTTGAGTTATATGACTCAAAAGGTCATCGCAAGCAACGATCACCTTCGTTATTAAAAGCAGCTGAATATGAAATTAATAGATCTAATTTCCGACATTTTATGCTCAAAGAAATCCATGAACAGCCTGAAACAGCACAATTCTGGATTGATAGATATTTGCCTAAGGAGACTCAATCTGGAATCATTGCTTTGCCTTATCAAGAATCTTTTTATAAATCGATAGAGCAAATTCATATTCTTGCTTGTGGTACGAGTAGACATGCATCCATGGTGGGAGCGTATCTACTAGAGCAATTTGCCGGTATTCCTACCTCTGTTTTTTATGCAAGCGAGTTTCGTTATGCACCGCCTCCTCTAACTCCTCATACCCTAACTATTGGAGTTACGCAATCGGGTGAGACAGCCGATACTCTTGCTGCATTAGCAATGGATGCTAATAGACGAGAAGGATATTCAGATCAATCTTTAGCTTCAAGGCAGTTAGGTATTACAAATCGTCCTGAGAGTTCATTGTCTAGACAAGTTTCTAGAATCATTGATACAGGTGCAGGCATAGAAGTTGGTGTTGCCGCAACGAAGACTTTCTTAGCTCAATTATTTGCTTTTTATGGATTGACTATAGGTTTTTCTATGCAACGACAATCTCGAAGTAATCAAGACGTTTTAAATCTAGTAAATGAATTGAGAAATGTTCCCCAACAGTTAAGAGATCTTTTGCAAGATCATTCTCGATTATCTGAAGAATTGGCACATCATTTTTCTAGTGTAAAAGATGCAATTTTCTTAGGAAGAGGAATAAATTACCCAATTGCACTAGAAGGTGCTTTGAAACTTAAAGAGATTAGTTATATCCATGCGGAAGGATATCCGGCTGGTGAAATGAAGCATGGACCAATTGCATTGTTAGATAGGCATGTTCCTGTTATTTCAATTGCTTCGCCTGGAATTGTATTTGAAAAAGTTCTAAGTAACTCTCAAGAAGCCAAAGCTCGAGATGCAAAACTTATAGGAATTGGTCCAAATGGATCAGGTATGGAAATATTTGATTTTCTATTTGCTATTCCAAAAGTTAGTGAATGGATAAGTCCTTTATTAACAGTAATTCCAACACAATTGCTAAGCTATCATATTGCAGCACATAGAGGATTGGATGTTGATCAACCTAGAAATCTTGCTAAAAGTGTTACTGTAGAGTGA
- a CDS encoding mannose-1-phosphate guanylyltransferase/mannose-6-phosphate isomerase: MTKTNLLPIILCGGSGTRLWPLSRASYPKQYWNLIGNNDKSLLQNTQIRLQNLENLGDPILICNEDHRFIVAEQMRQINIQPSAIILEPCGKNTAPAIAIAALKAIQKAEDPLLLILSADHEIQNINKFHAAVTAAKPYAEGGRLVTFGIVPTSAETGYGYIEATESFQKNNLIGLDIEKFVEKPNKKTALKFLQDKKFTWNSGMFLFKASTILKELERLQPTILKTCQSSIEQGKNDLDFFRLDKDSFEKCPNKSIDIAIMEKTNLGTVLPLNAGWSDVGSWKSIWETGEKDKDSNLIEGSSMTINTKNCYLRSENRLVVGIGLDNLAIIETDDAVLVANMDETQKVKDIVKELEEKGRSEAKDHRKIYRPWGNYTSIVKGKKWQVKRIEVIPGGSLSLQMHNHRAEHWIVVKGTALVQRDNEEQILQANQSTYIPLGCKHRLSNPGAITVELIEVQSGSYLGEDDIIRFADHYGRAIN; encoded by the coding sequence GTGACAAAGACCAACCTATTACCAATAATCCTTTGCGGAGGTTCAGGGACAAGGCTATGGCCTCTGTCAAGAGCCTCTTATCCCAAACAATATTGGAATTTAATTGGTAATAATGATAAAAGCCTTTTACAAAATACACAAATTCGTCTACAAAATCTTGAGAATTTAGGAGACCCAATATTAATTTGCAACGAAGATCATCGTTTTATTGTTGCTGAACAAATGAGACAAATTAATATTCAGCCCAGTGCAATCATCCTTGAACCATGTGGGAAAAACACAGCTCCTGCAATAGCTATTGCAGCTTTAAAAGCTATTCAAAAAGCAGAGGATCCTCTCTTATTAATCTTATCTGCAGACCATGAAATTCAAAATATAAATAAATTTCATGCTGCAGTAACTGCAGCAAAGCCTTATGCAGAAGGTGGCAGGTTGGTAACTTTTGGAATAGTTCCTACTTCAGCTGAAACAGGTTATGGATATATCGAAGCAACTGAATCATTCCAAAAAAACAACTTAATAGGATTAGATATTGAAAAATTCGTTGAGAAACCAAATAAAAAAACTGCTTTGAAGTTTCTTCAAGATAAGAAATTCACTTGGAACAGTGGGATGTTTCTTTTTAAAGCAAGCACAATTTTAAAAGAACTTGAAAGACTTCAGCCAACAATATTGAAAACTTGCCAATCATCAATCGAACAAGGAAAGAATGATCTTGATTTTTTTAGATTAGACAAAGATTCGTTTGAAAAATGTCCTAATAAGTCAATTGATATTGCAATTATGGAAAAGACGAATTTAGGAACAGTGCTTCCTTTAAATGCCGGGTGGAGTGATGTTGGGAGCTGGAAATCAATCTGGGAAACAGGAGAAAAAGACAAAGATAGTAATTTAATAGAAGGAAGTAGTATGACAATTAATACAAAAAATTGTTATTTACGTAGTGAAAATCGCCTAGTTGTTGGAATTGGATTAGATAATCTTGCGATAATCGAAACAGATGATGCTGTTCTTGTAGCTAATATGGATGAAACTCAAAAAGTTAAAGATATCGTAAAAGAACTTGAAGAGAAAGGCCGGTCTGAAGCCAAGGACCATAGAAAAATATATCGTCCTTGGGGAAACTACACCTCAATAGTAAAAGGAAAGAAGTGGCAAGTAAAAAGAATTGAGGTTATTCCAGGGGGAAGTCTCTCTTTACAAATGCATAACCATAGAGCTGAGCATTGGATAGTTGTAAAAGGAACAGCTTTAGTTCAACGTGATAATGAAGAGCAAATATTACAAGCCAATCAAAGTACTTATATCCCTTTAGGTTGCAAGCATAGGCTAAGTAACCCTGGTGCAATAACAGTTGAATTAATTGAAGTTCAAAGTGGTAGTTATCTAGGGGAAGATGACATTATACGATTTGCTGATCACTATGGAAGAGCTATTAATTAA
- the rimM gene encoding ribosome maturation factor RimM (Essential for efficient processing of 16S rRNA): protein MFSEQDWLTVGKVVSAQGLHGEIRINPSSDFPERFTQPGSRWIQKTSEEPQEIELLKGRQIPGKSIYIISLQGISNRLSAQGLIGSKLLVPSTDRPKLKPNEFHLLDLVGLEVKINLKEPSIGKVSNLINAGNDLLEVKTKEGKKILIPFVSEIVPSLNLEEGWLKINPPPGLLDIENLD from the coding sequence ATGTTTAGCGAACAAGACTGGCTAACAGTTGGAAAAGTTGTATCGGCTCAAGGCCTTCATGGGGAGATACGCATAAATCCAAGTAGCGATTTCCCTGAAAGATTTACGCAACCAGGTTCTAGGTGGATTCAAAAAACATCAGAGGAGCCACAAGAAATCGAATTATTGAAAGGCAGGCAAATACCGGGCAAATCAATTTATATAATTTCTCTACAAGGTATTTCAAATCGATTATCAGCTCAAGGCCTTATTGGAAGTAAATTACTCGTCCCGTCAACAGACAGACCAAAGCTTAAACCCAACGAATTCCATTTATTAGATCTGGTGGGCTTAGAAGTAAAAATCAATCTCAAAGAACCATCTATTGGAAAAGTTTCAAACCTAATTAATGCTGGCAATGATCTACTAGAAGTAAAAACAAAAGAAGGAAAAAAAATATTAATTCCTTTTGTCAGTGAAATAGTCCCTTCATTAAATCTGGAGGAAGGTTGGTTAAAGATTAATCCTCCTCCTGGACTTTTAGATATCGAAAATCTTGACTAA
- a CDS encoding NAD(P)H dehydrogenase subunit NdhS, which yields MVVSDNPILPGTTVVVIDPGSIYRGYKGFVQRISGTNAAVLFEGGNWDKLITIPIKDIRSIN from the coding sequence ATGGTCGTATCTGATAATCCTATTTTACCCGGCACTACTGTTGTTGTAATAGATCCAGGATCGATTTATCGTGGATACAAAGGTTTTGTACAACGTATTAGTGGTACTAATGCAGCTGTTTTGTTTGAAGGAGGTAATTGGGACAAATTAATCACTATTCCTATAAAAGATATTCGGTCAATTAATTAA